A DNA window from Christiangramia salexigens contains the following coding sequences:
- a CDS encoding DoxX family protein has product MLSIRTLNKWANAHTYYWLDLLRIALGVFLFLKGIQFISQSNTLLELIKPLQNFGGIMIVVHYVAPAHLVGGLLIAFGLLTRWALIAQLPILIGAILINFVGVMNPGNLIEALVVFVFTIFFMFYGSGKHSIDYYLKMGY; this is encoded by the coding sequence ATGTTAAGTATAAGAACACTTAATAAGTGGGCCAATGCACACACTTACTACTGGCTGGATTTGCTAAGAATTGCGCTTGGGGTCTTTCTTTTTTTAAAAGGAATTCAGTTTATTTCTCAAAGCAATACACTTCTGGAATTAATCAAACCTTTACAGAATTTTGGTGGGATCATGATCGTCGTCCACTATGTTGCCCCGGCACATTTGGTAGGTGGTCTTTTGATCGCCTTCGGATTGCTTACAAGATGGGCTCTTATAGCTCAGCTTCCAATTCTAATTGGTGCAATCCTGATCAATTTCGTTGGAGTGATGAATCCCGGAAACCTAATTGAGGCTCTGGTAGTATTTGTATTTACCATTTTTTTTATGTTTTACGGCTCCGGAAAACATTCGATAGATTATTATCTGAAAATGGGATATTGA
- a CDS encoding DUF1456 family protein yields the protein MALTNNDIFKKLRVAHKLTNDDIVKICELVDFKVSKSELGAIFRKEGHEKYVECGDQFLRNFLDGLIIHLRGPMPKK from the coding sequence ATGGCTTTAACTAATAATGATATTTTCAAAAAACTACGAGTAGCACACAAATTAACCAACGATGATATTGTAAAAATTTGCGAACTGGTGGATTTCAAAGTTTCTAAAAGTGAGCTTGGAGCGATCTTCAGAAAAGAAGGTCATGAAAAATATGTAGAATGCGGAGACCAGTTCCTTCGAAATTTTTTAGACGGACTAATCATTCACCTGCGAGGACCTATGCCTAAGAAATAA
- a CDS encoding M24 family metallopeptidase has product MKKILLLTALLFCFVSQSQILNEQERSTLIDEVLGERFNTVLPDLMDRTGIDMWIVISREYNEDPVLKTMLPSTWLNARRRTILVFYRNTSENTIEKLAVARYSIGDNIKSAWNPEKQPNQWEALVDIIEKRDPKRIGLNISENFGIADGLVKTDYDELIKALPEDYKSRITSAEDLAVGWIETRTMKEMLLYSDLVNITKQIIAEAFSRKVIQPGVTTTDDVVWWIRQKVTDMGLETWFHPTVDIQRSEEELVDHITAFSDENGSKVIMPGDLIHCDFGITYLRLNTDCQQMGYVLKADEKEAPEFLKQAFNKGNLLQDILTSNFKTGLSGNEILSKSLEEAKNKGLKPSIYTHPLGLYGHSAGPTIGMWDQQDGVPGTGDYKLFENTVYAIELNTEVQLPEWGKSVRIMLEEAGFWGEEGFRYVNTRQKDLLLIPSE; this is encoded by the coding sequence ATGAAAAAAATCCTACTGCTTACGGCATTGTTATTTTGTTTTGTATCTCAATCACAGATCTTAAATGAACAAGAGCGCTCTACTCTAATAGATGAGGTGCTTGGAGAACGCTTTAATACGGTTCTGCCGGACCTGATGGATAGAACCGGTATTGACATGTGGATCGTGATCTCAAGAGAGTATAATGAAGATCCTGTTTTAAAAACCATGTTACCATCAACCTGGCTTAATGCGCGAAGACGCACGATCCTGGTTTTTTATAGAAATACTAGTGAGAATACTATTGAGAAATTAGCGGTGGCGCGATATAGCATAGGAGATAATATTAAATCAGCATGGAATCCGGAAAAGCAACCCAATCAATGGGAGGCCTTGGTGGATATTATTGAAAAAAGAGATCCAAAAAGGATAGGCCTCAATATTTCTGAAAACTTCGGGATAGCTGATGGTCTGGTGAAAACAGATTATGACGAATTAATAAAGGCTCTACCCGAAGATTATAAGAGTCGTATTACTTCAGCGGAGGATCTGGCCGTAGGTTGGATTGAGACCAGAACCATGAAGGAGATGCTTCTTTATAGCGATTTGGTTAATATTACAAAACAGATAATTGCTGAAGCATTTAGCAGAAAAGTGATTCAACCCGGGGTTACAACTACAGACGATGTGGTATGGTGGATACGCCAGAAGGTTACCGATATGGGGCTCGAGACCTGGTTTCATCCAACCGTGGATATTCAGCGAAGTGAAGAGGAGCTTGTAGATCATATCACCGCCTTTTCTGACGAAAACGGTAGTAAGGTGATCATGCCCGGAGATTTGATCCATTGTGATTTTGGGATCACCTATTTAAGATTAAATACAGATTGCCAGCAAATGGGTTATGTTCTTAAAGCAGACGAAAAAGAAGCTCCTGAATTTCTGAAACAGGCTTTTAATAAAGGAAATCTGCTACAGGATATACTTACTTCAAATTTTAAAACAGGACTAAGCGGAAATGAGATCCTGAGTAAAAGTCTGGAAGAGGCAAAGAATAAAGGCTTGAAGCCATCTATTTATACACATCCACTTGGATTGTATGGTCATTCTGCAGGACCAACTATTGGTATGTGGGATCAGCAAGACGGTGTACCGGGAACCGGAGATTATAAGTTGTTCGAGAACACTGTATATGCGATAGAACTGAATACCGAAGTTCAATTGCCCGAATGGGGCAAGAGCGTAAGGATCATGCTTGAAGAAGCGGGTTTCTGGGGAGAGGAAGGTTTTAGATACGTAAATACAAGGCAAAAAGATTTACTGCTTATTCCATCAGAATAA
- a CDS encoding Hsp20/alpha crystallin family protein translates to MSLIKSNEKNWLPSVFDDMFKTDWMGGTTNVNTIGTSIPAVNIKETDEGFNVEVAAPGKAKEDFNIELDNDVLTISSESKKENESTDEKGRFTRREFSYSSFKRAFSLPESVETTKISASYKNGVLEISLPKKEEAKVQSKRLIEIS, encoded by the coding sequence ATGAGTTTAATTAAAAGCAATGAAAAAAATTGGTTGCCATCGGTTTTCGATGATATGTTTAAAACCGACTGGATGGGAGGAACTACAAATGTAAACACTATAGGAACCAGTATTCCTGCTGTGAACATTAAAGAAACCGACGAAGGTTTTAATGTAGAAGTTGCCGCACCAGGCAAAGCAAAAGAGGATTTTAATATAGAGCTGGATAATGATGTTCTCACTATCTCATCTGAATCTAAAAAGGAAAATGAATCTACCGATGAAAAGGGAAGATTTACGCGAAGAGAATTTAGTTATAGCAGTTTTAAGCGTGCTTTTAGTTTGCCTGAATCTGTGGAGACCACTAAAATTTCAGCTTCATATAAAAATGGAGTGTTAGAGATTTCGCTTCCGAAGAAAGAAGAAGCGAAGGTACAGTCTAAGAGACTTATAGAGATCTCTTAA
- a CDS encoding DUF2254 domain-containing protein, which yields MKQVFNRTISFFNVIESKIAFYPTLLALMGFCFAVFMLYLENLGISRYLVEHSPILVVDNGDTAMTILSSLISGLISVVVFSFSMVMLLLSQASSNYSPRLLPGLISDRRHQIILGVYLFTILYCIFILFSIQPTGDKYQIPGFSVLIGILETVFCIYAFIYFIHNISQSIQISNILQGIYKTAKLRLNDLVEKEEEEVEEFPDSSDWYEYHSEKSGYLQNISYPNLVDICKEQENLLHILPVKGMFVLNGIPIIRSKKELDEISVKRILSNFNFAREELVSDNYVLAFKQITEIIVKAMSPGINDPGTAINGIDYLTELLAIRMKKKDSNRITKDGHVFIKINTISFGDLLFNIMASIRTYSKHDIILVQKLLLMFHYLKKQRSHNNSYYDNIDQEAANLLRDAEDAITNKKDFERAKNLAIKLKLNF from the coding sequence ATGAAACAAGTCTTTAACCGCACCATTTCGTTTTTTAATGTAATAGAGAGTAAAATCGCATTCTACCCTACTCTATTGGCCTTAATGGGCTTCTGTTTTGCGGTTTTTATGTTATATCTGGAAAATCTGGGCATCTCCAGATACCTGGTAGAACATTCGCCAATTCTGGTGGTAGACAATGGAGATACCGCTATGACGATCTTAAGCTCTCTAATATCCGGACTTATATCTGTAGTAGTTTTTAGCTTTTCCATGGTTATGCTTTTGCTTAGTCAGGCATCCAGCAACTATTCACCGAGATTATTACCAGGTCTGATAAGCGACAGGCGTCACCAGATCATTTTAGGAGTTTACCTTTTCACGATACTCTACTGTATTTTTATTCTTTTTTCCATTCAGCCCACAGGAGATAAATATCAGATTCCGGGATTCTCGGTTCTTATCGGAATATTAGAAACCGTTTTTTGCATCTATGCTTTTATCTATTTTATTCATAATATCTCTCAAAGCATACAGATCAGCAATATCCTTCAAGGTATTTATAAAACAGCCAAGCTAAGATTGAATGATCTGGTGGAAAAAGAAGAGGAAGAAGTCGAGGAGTTTCCGGATAGTTCTGACTGGTATGAATACCATTCAGAAAAAAGCGGTTATCTCCAGAATATCTCCTATCCTAACCTCGTGGATATTTGCAAGGAGCAAGAAAATTTACTACATATACTCCCTGTAAAAGGAATGTTCGTTCTTAATGGAATCCCTATTATTCGATCCAAAAAGGAACTTGATGAGATATCTGTAAAAAGAATATTGTCAAATTTCAATTTTGCGAGAGAAGAGCTGGTTTCAGATAACTATGTCCTGGCTTTTAAACAGATCACAGAGATCATTGTAAAGGCTATGTCCCCGGGAATTAATGATCCGGGCACGGCAATTAATGGTATTGATTATTTAACCGAACTTCTAGCCATCAGAATGAAAAAAAAGGATTCCAATAGAATTACAAAGGACGGCCATGTATTTATTAAAATTAATACTATTAGCTTTGGCGATCTGCTTTTCAATATAATGGCGAGCATAAGAACATACAGTAAACACGATATTATTCTGGTTCAAAAATTACTTTTGATGTTTCATTATTTGAAGAAACAACGTTCTCATAATAATTCCTATTATGATAATATAGATCAGGAAGCAGCGAATTTATTACGTGATGCTGAAGATGCAATAACCAATAAGAAGGATTTTGAAAGGGCGAAAAACCTCGCAATTAAACTAAAATTAAATTTCTAA
- a CDS encoding DinB family protein produces MMTEDNAQRAQLIKHLEGGLAFASIDSLLDKIPFEKLDIRPEGLPYSFYEVFFHICFAQKDILEYTISGDYQTRDWPDDYWPSKQAPADQKEWESMMADYFEDRRLLKDFIRDPNNDLNKGVVNSKENSLLREFLLVIEHTAYHTGQLVIIQRLLGVYDN; encoded by the coding sequence ATGATGACTGAAGATAATGCACAGAGAGCTCAGCTTATAAAACATCTTGAAGGAGGCCTTGCCTTTGCATCCATAGATAGTTTGCTGGATAAGATTCCATTTGAAAAGCTTGATATAAGACCTGAAGGCTTGCCATATTCTTTTTATGAGGTGTTTTTCCATATCTGCTTTGCTCAAAAGGATATTCTTGAATATACTATTTCTGGTGATTACCAAACCCGGGATTGGCCCGATGATTACTGGCCGTCCAAGCAGGCTCCCGCCGATCAAAAGGAATGGGAAAGTATGATGGCAGATTATTTTGAAGACAGAAGATTGTTGAAAGATTTTATACGGGATCCCAATAACGACCTTAATAAAGGGGTGGTGAATTCTAAAGAGAATAGCCTTTTACGGGAATTTTTGCTTGTAATTGAGCATACAGCCTATCATACAGGGCAATTGGTTATAATTCAAAGATTACTGGGTGTATATGATAATTGA
- the ettA gene encoding energy-dependent translational throttle protein EttA, protein MSDDKKVIFSMSGVTKTFPRANTPVLKNIYLSFFYGAKIGILGLNGSGKSTLLNIIAGKDQNFQGDVVFSPNYSVGILEQEPELDDDKTVLEIVKEGVSETVGILDEYNKINDMFGLPEVYEDADKMQKLMDKQAELQDKIDASNAWELDTKLEIAMDALRTPEPDKKISILSGGERRRVALCRLLLQEPDVLLLDEPTNHLDAESVHWLEHHLQQYKGTVIAVTHDRYFLDNVAGWILELDRGEGIPWKGNYSSWLDQKSKRLVQEQKQASKRQKTLERELEWAKMSPKGRQTKQKARLKNYDKLLSQDEKQMDEKLEIYIPNGPRLGTNVIDAKGVSKAFGDKLLYEDLNFNLPQAGIVGIIGPNGAGKTTIFKMIMGEEEPDKGSFEVGETAKIAYVDQSHSNIDPEKTIWQNFSDEQELIMMGGRQVNSRAYLSRFNFSGSEQNKKVNMLSGGERNRLHLAMTLKEEGNVLLLDEPTNDLDVNTLRALEEGLENFAGCAVVISHDRWFLDRICTHILAFEGDSQVYFFEGSFSDYEENKKKRLGGDMMPKRIKYKKLVR, encoded by the coding sequence ATGTCAGACGATAAAAAAGTGATTTTCTCAATGTCCGGAGTGACAAAAACCTTTCCAAGGGCGAATACTCCGGTTTTGAAGAACATCTATTTAAGCTTTTTCTACGGAGCTAAGATTGGAATTTTAGGATTAAACGGTTCTGGTAAATCCACCTTGCTTAATATTATAGCAGGGAAGGATCAGAATTTTCAGGGAGATGTTGTCTTCTCACCTAATTATAGTGTTGGAATCTTGGAGCAGGAACCTGAGCTTGATGATGATAAGACGGTACTGGAGATCGTAAAGGAGGGTGTTTCTGAAACTGTGGGTATTCTCGATGAATATAATAAGATCAATGATATGTTTGGTCTTCCCGAAGTTTATGAAGATGCAGATAAGATGCAAAAGCTTATGGATAAACAGGCTGAGCTTCAGGATAAAATCGATGCAAGCAATGCCTGGGAACTTGATACCAAGTTGGAGATTGCGATGGATGCCTTAAGAACTCCGGAGCCAGATAAAAAGATTTCTATATTATCTGGAGGGGAACGAAGAAGAGTAGCATTATGTCGTCTTCTGTTACAGGAACCGGATGTACTTTTACTGGATGAGCCTACCAACCACCTGGATGCAGAATCTGTACACTGGCTGGAGCATCATTTACAACAATATAAAGGTACTGTGATCGCAGTTACTCACGACCGTTACTTTCTTGATAACGTGGCAGGCTGGATCCTGGAACTTGACAGGGGAGAAGGAATTCCATGGAAAGGAAATTATTCGTCTTGGCTGGATCAAAAATCAAAGAGACTTGTACAGGAACAGAAACAAGCCAGCAAACGTCAGAAAACATTAGAGCGAGAGCTTGAATGGGCTAAAATGAGTCCTAAAGGAAGACAGACCAAGCAGAAAGCCAGACTTAAGAATTATGATAAATTATTGAGTCAGGATGAGAAGCAGATGGATGAAAAGCTGGAGATCTATATTCCTAATGGACCTCGTCTTGGTACAAATGTGATCGATGCTAAAGGTGTGAGTAAGGCATTTGGAGACAAATTGCTTTATGAAGATCTTAATTTTAATCTTCCGCAGGCGGGTATTGTTGGAATTATTGGTCCCAACGGTGCAGGTAAGACTACGATCTTTAAAATGATCATGGGAGAAGAGGAGCCGGATAAAGGAAGTTTTGAAGTTGGGGAAACCGCTAAGATCGCTTATGTAGATCAAAGTCACTCGAATATAGATCCTGAAAAGACCATCTGGCAAAACTTCAGCGATGAGCAGGAGCTAATTATGATGGGGGGACGTCAGGTGAATTCCAGAGCTTATTTAAGTCGCTTTAACTTTAGTGGGAGCGAGCAGAATAAGAAAGTGAACATGCTTTCTGGTGGGGAAAGAAACAGACTTCACCTTGCGATGACCTTAAAGGAAGAAGGAAACGTACTATTGCTTGATGAGCCTACAAACGATCTTGATGTAAATACATTAAGAGCACTGGAAGAAGGTCTTGAAAACTTTGCAGGATGTGCGGTAGTGATATCTCACGACCGTTGGTTCCTGGATAGGATATGTACGCATATACTTGCATTTGAAGGAGATTCTCAGGTATATTTCTTTGAAGGTAGCTTCTCAGATTATGAGGAGAACAAGAAGAAACGTCTTGGTGGTGATATGATGCCTAAGAGGATCAAATACAAGAAACTTGTGAGATAG
- a CDS encoding acyl-CoA carboxylase subunit beta has translation MDINFNKNEDYNKLLVSTLKQKLGKVKLGGGEKRIEKHHSKGKMTARERIDFLLDNPENSIEIGAFAGDGMYEEHGGCPSGGVVVKIGYVSGKQCIVVANDATVKAGAWFPITGKKNLRAQEIAIENRLPIIYLVDSAGVYLPMQDEIFPDKEHFGRIFRNNAVMSSMGITQIAAVMGSCVAGGAYLPIMSDEALIVEKTGSIFLAGSYLVKAAIGESIDNETLGGATTHSEISGVTDYKAKDDKDALTRIQKIMDKIGDFDKAGYSHTKPVKPKEKQEDIYGILPKKRSDQYDMHEIINRLVDGSEFEEYKEGYGQSIITGYARIDGWAVGIVANQRKIVKTKKGEMQFGGVIYSDSADKATRFIANCNQKKIPLVFLQDVTGFMVGSKSEHGGIIKDGAKMVNAVSNSVVPKFTVIIGNSYGAGNYAMCGKAYDPRLIVAWPSAELAVMGGTQAAKVLAQIETAALEKKGEKVDEKKEKEVFEKLKAKYDEQTSAYYAAARLWTDAIIDPLDTRKWISMGIEAANHAPIEKDFNLGVIQT, from the coding sequence ATGGATATCAACTTCAATAAAAATGAAGACTACAATAAGCTTTTGGTTTCTACTTTAAAACAAAAGCTGGGAAAAGTTAAACTTGGCGGTGGCGAAAAACGTATCGAAAAGCATCATTCCAAAGGAAAGATGACTGCCAGAGAACGAATTGATTTTCTTCTGGATAACCCAGAAAATTCTATAGAGATCGGAGCCTTTGCAGGTGACGGAATGTACGAGGAGCACGGAGGCTGCCCTAGTGGTGGTGTTGTGGTTAAGATTGGATATGTCTCAGGCAAACAATGTATCGTTGTTGCAAATGATGCAACGGTTAAAGCCGGTGCCTGGTTCCCAATTACAGGGAAAAAGAATCTTAGAGCTCAGGAGATCGCAATAGAAAACCGTCTACCTATCATTTACCTTGTTGATAGTGCGGGTGTATATCTGCCAATGCAAGACGAAATTTTCCCCGACAAAGAACATTTTGGAAGAATTTTCCGAAACAATGCGGTAATGAGCAGCATGGGAATCACCCAAATTGCTGCAGTAATGGGAAGTTGCGTGGCCGGTGGCGCTTACCTGCCTATCATGAGCGATGAGGCGCTCATCGTAGAAAAGACAGGGAGTATATTTCTTGCCGGGAGTTACCTTGTAAAAGCTGCTATTGGTGAATCTATAGATAATGAAACCCTTGGTGGAGCAACCACACATAGTGAAATAAGTGGTGTTACAGACTACAAAGCCAAAGATGATAAGGATGCTCTTACGCGTATCCAGAAAATCATGGATAAGATTGGTGACTTCGATAAGGCAGGTTATAGTCACACTAAACCAGTGAAGCCAAAGGAAAAACAGGAGGATATCTATGGAATTCTTCCTAAAAAACGAAGCGATCAATACGATATGCACGAGATCATTAATCGCCTTGTGGATGGATCTGAATTTGAAGAATATAAAGAGGGTTATGGTCAGTCTATTATAACCGGATATGCCCGCATAGATGGTTGGGCCGTTGGTATCGTTGCGAATCAGCGAAAGATCGTGAAGACTAAAAAAGGTGAGATGCAGTTTGGAGGAGTGATCTATTCAGATTCAGCAGATAAGGCCACACGATTTATTGCAAATTGTAATCAGAAGAAAATTCCTCTGGTGTTCTTGCAGGATGTAACAGGTTTCATGGTAGGAAGCAAAAGCGAGCATGGCGGAATTATTAAGGATGGTGCAAAGATGGTTAATGCGGTAAGCAATTCTGTAGTGCCAAAATTTACTGTCATCATAGGTAACAGCTACGGTGCGGGTAACTACGCGATGTGTGGAAAAGCTTATGACCCTAGACTTATAGTTGCTTGGCCAAGTGCTGAGCTTGCAGTAATGGGTGGAACACAGGCGGCAAAAGTTCTTGCTCAGATTGAAACCGCTGCCCTGGAAAAGAAAGGCGAAAAAGTTGACGAGAAAAAGGAGAAAGAGGTCTTTGAAAAATTAAAGGCAAAATACGATGAGCAAACCTCAGCTTATTATGCTGCTGCGAGATTATGGACCGATGCCATAATTGACCCGCTGGATACCAGAAAATGGATCTCCATGGGTATTGAAGCGGCTAACCATGCTCCAATCGAAAAAGACTTCAATTTAGGAGTTATCCAAACCTGA
- a CDS encoding M1 family metallopeptidase codes for MNKYILLLIALLSSTAQFAQVVGSNHTEYTRADTLRGSLRPERSNFDVLKYHLKLKVEPEDQYISGSNTITFEVVDELSVMQLDLFSNMEIDSIIHQGVKLNYEREYNAVFIDLKEALGKGITDSIRFYYHGNPIVAENAPWDGGFVWSEDKDGNPWIGVAVQGTGASLWYPNKDHQSDEPEEARLDIAVPNGLMNVSNGRFVRETDLGNGFTEWSWEVTNPINNYNLILNIGNYSHFSDSYNELKLDYYVLPYNLEKAKIQFEEVKGMMACFYEKMGPYPFEEDGFKLVETPYLGMEHQSAVAYGNEYKKGYLGRDLSGTGIGLNWDYIIIHESGHEWYGNSITSRDIADMWIQEGFTSYTEAIYVECRWGKEKALEYLQGVRRGIGNKNTIIGDYGVNAEGSGDMYFKGANLLNTIRSIYDNDSLWWETLRNYTKTYKHQVITTQDTEAFFNDAIDTDLSPIFDQYLRNSALPVLQFKKDKGNIFYRWKADVTNFKMPVDVFINSKEIRLTPDKEWKKLENKKAKLDQIQLNELEFYVALQKL; via the coding sequence ATGAATAAATATATCTTATTATTAATTGCGCTTTTGAGCAGCACTGCTCAGTTTGCTCAGGTTGTTGGATCGAATCATACAGAGTACACCAGGGCCGATACCTTACGAGGTAGTTTAAGGCCGGAACGCAGCAATTTCGATGTTTTAAAGTATCATTTAAAACTGAAGGTCGAACCTGAAGATCAATATATTTCGGGATCAAATACCATAACTTTTGAAGTGGTAGATGAGCTTTCTGTGATGCAATTGGATCTTTTCAGTAATATGGAGATCGACTCCATAATACATCAAGGTGTAAAACTTAACTACGAAAGGGAATACAATGCTGTCTTTATAGATCTCAAAGAAGCCTTAGGAAAAGGTATAACAGATTCCATCAGGTTCTATTATCACGGAAATCCTATAGTTGCTGAAAATGCACCCTGGGATGGTGGTTTTGTATGGAGTGAAGATAAGGACGGAAATCCCTGGATAGGAGTTGCCGTACAAGGTACAGGAGCAAGCCTCTGGTATCCAAATAAAGATCATCAAAGCGATGAACCAGAGGAAGCCAGATTGGATATTGCAGTGCCTAACGGTCTTATGAACGTTTCTAACGGCAGATTTGTAAGAGAAACCGATCTTGGCAACGGATTTACCGAATGGAGCTGGGAAGTTACTAACCCCATTAATAACTACAATCTTATCCTGAATATTGGGAATTACTCCCATTTTTCTGATTCTTATAATGAGTTGAAACTGGATTATTATGTTTTACCTTATAATCTTGAAAAAGCCAAAATCCAATTCGAAGAGGTAAAGGGAATGATGGCATGTTTTTACGAAAAAATGGGACCTTATCCATTTGAAGAGGACGGTTTCAAGCTAGTAGAAACACCATATCTCGGTATGGAGCATCAAAGCGCGGTAGCCTATGGCAATGAATATAAGAAAGGTTATTTAGGCAGAGATCTTTCGGGCACAGGCATAGGACTGAACTGGGATTATATCATCATCCATGAATCGGGACATGAATGGTACGGTAATAGTATAACCTCAAGGGACATTGCAGATATGTGGATACAGGAAGGTTTCACCAGTTATACCGAAGCTATTTATGTTGAATGCAGATGGGGAAAAGAAAAGGCGTTGGAATACCTGCAGGGAGTTAGACGAGGTATAGGCAATAAAAACACCATAATTGGAGATTATGGGGTAAATGCTGAAGGATCGGGAGATATGTATTTTAAAGGAGCAAATCTGTTGAATACCATTAGAAGTATTTACGACAATGATTCCTTATGGTGGGAGACACTGAGAAATTATACCAAAACCTACAAGCATCAGGTAATTACAACTCAGGATACCGAAGCGTTTTTTAATGATGCAATTGACACAGACCTGAGCCCCATTTTTGATCAGTATTTGAGAAATTCGGCTCTTCCGGTACTTCAGTTTAAAAAAGATAAAGGAAATATCTTTTATCGATGGAAAGCTGATGTGACTAACTTTAAAATGCCGGTAGATGTATTCATTAATAGTAAGGAAATCCGGCTGACGCCAGATAAAGAGTGGAAAAAACTGGAAAACAAAAAAGCAAAGCTTGACCAAATTCAGCTTAATGAGCTTGAATTTTATGTCGCTCTGCAGAAGCTATAA
- a CDS encoding CAL67264 family membrane protein, producing the protein MGMNKNTIFGWASFLMFIVGAALVLLGVLKYPEYAIGFSTTGIGFFFISWVFNALKGRI; encoded by the coding sequence ATGGGAATGAATAAAAATACCATATTTGGCTGGGCATCTTTTTTAATGTTTATTGTAGGTGCAGCACTTGTGCTTTTGGGAGTCCTGAAGTATCCTGAATATGCAATCGGCTTTTCTACTACAGGAATAGGCTTTTTCTTTATTTCATGGGTGTTCAATGCTTTAAAAGGCAGAATTTAA